The Shewanella halotolerans region TAAGCCTCCAGCAGAAAATGGACGATGCGCTGCTCCAGATAATATCTGGGCTTGAGGGGATGACCGCCGTCGATAAAGCCGACGTGACCCCCCTGTTGGTGCAGCTCGTAGGTGACCTGGGGCGAGAGCGCCTCCTGAGTCGGGATCACCTCATCTGTCATGAAGGGATCGTCCTTGGCGTGGATCACCAGGGTCGGCTTAGCCACCTGACTCAGGTAGGGCAGACCGCTGGCGCGCCGATAATAGTCTTCGACGCCATTGAAGCCGTGCAGCGGCGCGGTGACTCTGTCGTCGAACAGATGAAAGGTGGTCAGACTCTCTACCTCGGCCTGGGTCACCGGCATCTGGGCGCTCAGATCTGGCAGGGCCAGCTTGTCGCGCACCTTCTGCTGTAGCTGCTTGATGAGATAGCTCTGGTAGATCTTGGAGAAGCCGTGTCTGAGGCGTTTGGCGCAGGCGCCGAGCTGCAGCGGCGCCGAGATCACCACGGCGCGATCCACCAGGCTGTCACTGCCATGCTCGCCCATATATTTGGTCAGCACATTACCGCCCAGGCTGTAACCCACCGCCAGCAGAGGCGAGTCGGGATAGTCCCTTCGCAGCTGGCTGAGTGTGGTGTGCAGGTCCTGCGTATCGCCGCTGTGATAGCTGCGGGCGAGACGATTGGTCACGCCAGAACAGCTGCGATGATGATGCACCAAGGCGGCAACCTTGTGCTCGCCCAGCAGAGTGAGCAGACGTCTGGCATAGTGAGAGTCGGCGCTGCCCTCTAGTCCATGCACTAACACGACTATCGGTTCAATTTGTGTGGGCTCAGCCTGTGTGGGCCCAGCTTGTGTGGGTTTAGCCAGCCAGTCGAGATCGATAAAGTCGCCATCATCCAGTTCCAGGCGCTGGCGAGTGAGGGCTGGCTTGTTCACCTTAGTCAGCACAGGCAGGATAGTTTGCACATGGGGATTTCTTGCCCACCAGGGGGGCGTGAAGGTACGCTGGGTCATAAATCGCTGTTGCCGAAAATTAAAACATATGTTTAATTGTTAGTTATCTAGCTAGTGTAACATAGATTCGAGTCGCTCCTTGTTGTCGAAGGAGAGTCATGGAATATCGCTATTCACAGAGCGCAGGGAATAAGATGAATCGACGCACCTTTTTGACCACGGCCCTGGTGGGGACCGGCGCCCTGGCACTGGGAGTAAACCTGTATCATCCGCCGCAGGTGAGGGTGAGTGCATCCCTGGATCAGTCCCATCGTCTGCTGTTTAGCCTGCTGGTGCCCGTGTTTCTAGACGGCGCCTTACCCCATACCCAGTCGCTGCGCGTGGCGGCGCAAAACCGCACCCTAGATGCCATAGTGGCGACCATGGATCTGCTACCCGAGGAATCTCGAGACGAGCTCGAGCAACTGCTGGAGCTGCTTGAGTCGCGCCTGGGACTGCTACTGCTTACCGGTAACATGACCCCCTTGCTGATGCGTCAGCCCCAGGAGCTGGCGGCCATGCTGGAGGCCTGGCGAACGAGTTTTCTCGACCTTATGGTCACCGCCTATCAAGGGCTGCGAGAGCTGGTGCTGGCAAGCTATTACAGCTGCCCCGAGCATTGGACACGACTAAATTACGAGAAGCCACGGCTGTTTAATTGAGCGCTTAAATTGTTGAGAGCTTGAGAGCTTAAGTCCTAAGATCTTGAGTTAGTAAAAACTTGAGCCTAAGAGAAGCCGAGCGACTAGCCTCGGATAGATAAATACAGACCCCGATAACGGGGCAAAGGAGCGCCATTGGCCATCGAAGATCCCATAGTGACCGGCCTTGCAAACGGCTGGAAACATATAGATGCCAGTCAACTGACCCAAGACCAAACCCTTGAGGCCGACGTGGTGATTGTCGGCAGCGGCGCCGGTGGTGGCGTGGCGGCCGAGATCATGACCGAGGCTGGGCTGTCTGTGATTATCGTCGAAGGTGGGCCACTGAAATCGTCCGAGAGCTTCAACATGGAAGAAAGGCGCGCCTACCCCAACCTCTATCAGCAGGCCGCCTCGATGAAGACCAAGGACAAGGCGATCGGCATCTTTCAGGGACGCGCCGTCGGCGGCTCCACCACCATCAACTGGACTACCTCGATTCGCACCCCGGAAAATGCCCTGGCGTTCTGGGCCGAGCATAAGTCGGTCGAAGGCCTCTCCAGGGAGGCGCTAACGCCCTGGTTCGAGAAGATGGAGCAGCGGCTGAGCATTACCGAGTGGCCCTTCGAGCCCAACCGCAACAACATGGCGATCAAGCAGGGTTGTGAGGCATTGGGCTGGGACTATACCGTCATCAAACGCAACGTGGCCGGCTGCTGGAACACTGGCTACTGCGGCATGGGCTGCCCGGTCAACGCCAAGCAGTCTATGCTGGTCACCACGATACCTGCGGCGCTGGATCGCGGCGCGACTCTGGTGAGCCGCGCCAAGGTGAGCAAGATAGAACACCATAACGACAAGGTGTACGCCCTCAAGGCCCAGACGTTAACCGAGTCACTGCGCCCCAGTGGTGTGCAGCTGATGTTAAAGGCCAAGCACTTTATCCTCAGCGCCGGTGCCATCCATACGCCGGCCCTGATGATGCGCTCCCGCCTGCCGGATCCGCAAAAGCTGCTGGGTAAGCGCACCTTCCTGCACCCGACCGTGCTCAGTGGCGCCCTGTTTAACGACGCCATCAATGGCCATAGCGGTGCGCCACAATCCATCTATTCGGATCAGTTTGTCTGGCAAGATGGCGCTGATGGCGAGCTGGGCTATAAGCTGGAGGTGCCGCCCATCCACCCCGTGTTAATTGCCTCGAAATCTCTGGGATATGGTCAGAGTCACGCCGAGCTGATGGCCCAGTTTAATCAGCTACAGGTGACAATTGCTCTGATGCGAGACGGCTATCATGCGGACAGCCCGGGTGGCCAGGTGCAGCTGACAGACAAGGGCTATACCCTGGATTATCCACTGACCGACGCCTTCTGGCGAGCCGCCCGCCGCGCCTTTGCCAGCATGGCCGAGCTGCAGTTTGCCGCCGGGGCGCAGAAGGTGTTGCCCATGAGCGAGGGGATGCCCTTTCTGCCGAGCTGGCAGGCGGCCAAGGAGGCTATCGCCGATATGACCCTGGCCCCCTTCAAGACAGTGGTGGCGTCGGCCCATGTGATGGGCGGCTGCCCGCTGGGCGAAGATAAGCAGATGGCCATGGTAGATAGCCGGGGGCGCAGCCATTATCTGGAAAATCTGTCGGTGATGGACGGCTCGCTGTTCCCCACCAGTCTCGGAGCTAATCCTCAGCTCTCCATCTACGGCATTACCGCCCGCAACGCCAGCCTGTTGGCCGAAGAGCTAGGTGGAGCATAAATAGCTGGGCTCGTGCTTGGATTTGAAATTGAGATTTGGGCTTGGATTTGGATTTGGTTCTTAGGCCTTAGCGGATCAGCGTCTGTGCCAGCTGGTGGTACTTGTCTATCTCTATCTGAAACAGGCCGAGATAGCGGGGCAGATTCGCCTGGCCCTGCTCATTGGGAAGCTGTCTTAGCTGGCGCAGTATCATCCCCTGGGATTTGCGCTCCAGCATGAGTTCCACCTCTAGCATCTGGCGATACTCGGCCTCGGCCAGGTTGTGTTTGCTCAGCTTTCTCAGCCTGCGGTAGGGCTTGAGCACCTTCTGCTCCCAGGCCTCGACCTGCTCGCTGAGCTGGCGCCAATCCTGGTCGCTCAGGTAGTAGTGCTGCTCGTCGAGCCACTGGGCCAGCAGCAGGAGATTGACGTTGAGCCCGTATTCATCTTGCAGCTTGAGGTAGAGCAACTGCCCCTTCTCGTAGAGGCTGTCGCAGGTCTGCCACAGGCTGGCGTCAAAATGATTTACATGGCTCATACTTCATCCTTGTATCGCTTAGGTTTTCCCTTTGGTAGTGGTCGAGCTAGAGGCTTAGCCAAGATGGTTAGCCCTGCAGCTTGGCCTCTTGCTCTATGGCCTCTATGTTCTCTTGCAACTCGAGCCACTCCATCTCGCTCTCTTCAAGCTGTTGGGTATGCTGGGTCCGCTCGGCCAGGATCTGGGTGAGTTTGGCCTTGTTGTCGGCCTCATACAGGCTGGTGTCGGCCAGCAGGTTTTCCAGCTCGGCCAGCTTGTCGCTGCAATCTTGTTGGATCTTCTCAAGCTTGGCCTGCGCCTTCTTCAGCGGTGACAGTTTCTGTCTCAGCTCAGCTTCCAGTCGTTTCTGCAGCTTCTTGTCCTGGGCCGGTGTCGCATCATCCTGGGCGGAAGGCTTGTTAGCCTCCTTGGCGGCGTCCAGCAGCCACTGATGATAGTCGTCCAGGTCGCCGTCGAAGCTCTTCACCTCTCCGCCATCCACCAGGTAGTAGTCGCTACAGCTCAGGCGCAGCAAGTGTCTATCGTGGGAGACTATGATCATGGCACCCTCGAAGGATTGCAGCGCCATGGTCAGGGCGTGACGCATCTCGAGATCCAGGTGGTTGGTGGGCTCATCGAGCAGCAAGAGGTTAGGGCGTTGCCACACCAGTAGCGCCAGCACCAGACGGGCCTTCTCACCGCCGGAGAAGGGACGTACCGGTGACAGGGCCATGTCGCCATTAAAGCCGTAGCCGCCGAGGAAGTCCCTCAGCTCCTGTTCCCTGTTGTTTGGGGCGAGTCGCGTCAGGTGCTGTAGCGGCGACTCATCCAGGCGCAGAAACTCCAGCTGATGCTGGGCGAAGTAACCGATATTGAGGCCGGGATTTGGCTCATACAGGCCACTCATGGGCTTGAGTTGTTCGGCCAGCAGCTTAATAAGCGTCGATTTACCCGCGCCGTTACGACCAAGCAGGCCGATGCGGGCACCTGGCACCAGGTTCAGGTGCACATGGTTGAGGATCGCCTTGTCGCCATAGCCGACTGAGACTTGCTCCATTTTCACCAACGGGTTGGGCAGGGCCTCGGGGGCGCGAAACGCCATGTAGAAGGGGCTGTCGGCCTTGGAGGGCAGCAGCTCTGTCATCCGCTCCAGCGCCTTGAGACGGCTCTGGGCCTGCTTGGCCTTGCTGGCCTTGTAGCGGAAGCGATCGACGAAAGATTGCATATGGGCGCGCTCTTTCTGTTGGCGCTCATAGGCTACCTGTTGCTGGGCCATGCGTTCGGCGCGGATGCGTTCGAAGGCGGTGTAGTTGCCCTTGTAGTAGTTGAGCTTATGGTGCTCGACATGCACTATCTCGTCGACGATGGCGTCGATAAAGTCCCTGTCGTGGCTGATGAGGATCAGCGTGCCCTGATAGGCCTTGATCCAGCTCTCTAGCCAGTACATGGTGTCCAAGTCGAGGTGGTTGGTGGGTTCGTCCAGTAGCAGGAGTTCGGAGCGGCACAGCAGCGCCTGGGCCAGGTTGAGACGCATGCGCCATCCCCCCGAGAAGCTCTTCACCGGATTTTGCTGCTCGGCCTCACTAAAGCCCAGACCTGCCAACAGGCTGGCGGCGCGGGCGCGGATGCTGTAGCCGCCAATGGCGTCTATCTTGCCGTGCAGCAGGGCGATCTGGTGACCGTTATCCTCCAGCTGTGCCTTGTGCAGCGCCTCTTCCAGCTCGCGGTATTCGCGGTCGCCGTCGATCACATATTCCAGCGCGCTCACCTCCAGCGCCGGGGTCTCCTGGGCGACTGTGGCGATCTGCCAGCCCGTAGGCACGCTGATCTCACCCTTATCCAGGCTGAGGTGTCCCATGATCAACGCAAGCAGAGATGACTTGCCCGTGCCGTTGGCACCCACCAGGCCCACCTTGTGGCCGGGATAGACAGTCAGAGAGGCTTCATCCAATAGGGTCTTGGAGCCGCGAATAAGTTGCGCTTGGGTAATGGTGATCATTGAGGTCGACTTGATGCATAGCTAAGGATTAATAGGCTTGGGATGATAGCCCAGTTGGGGGGCCGCTTGCCACTCTTTAGCCGGG contains the following coding sequences:
- a CDS encoding ABC transporter ATP-binding protein is translated as MITITQAQLIRGSKTLLDEASLTVYPGHKVGLVGANGTGKSSLLALIMGHLSLDKGEISVPTGWQIATVAQETPALEVSALEYVIDGDREYRELEEALHKAQLEDNGHQIALLHGKIDAIGGYSIRARAASLLAGLGFSEAEQQNPVKSFSGGWRMRLNLAQALLCRSELLLLDEPTNHLDLDTMYWLESWIKAYQGTLILISHDRDFIDAIVDEIVHVEHHKLNYYKGNYTAFERIRAERMAQQQVAYERQQKERAHMQSFVDRFRYKASKAKQAQSRLKALERMTELLPSKADSPFYMAFRAPEALPNPLVKMEQVSVGYGDKAILNHVHLNLVPGARIGLLGRNGAGKSTLIKLLAEQLKPMSGLYEPNPGLNIGYFAQHQLEFLRLDESPLQHLTRLAPNNREQELRDFLGGYGFNGDMALSPVRPFSGGEKARLVLALLVWQRPNLLLLDEPTNHLDLEMRHALTMALQSFEGAMIIVSHDRHLLRLSCSDYYLVDGGEVKSFDGDLDDYHQWLLDAAKEANKPSAQDDATPAQDKKLQKRLEAELRQKLSPLKKAQAKLEKIQQDCSDKLAELENLLADTSLYEADNKAKLTQILAERTQHTQQLEESEMEWLELQENIEAIEQEAKLQG
- a CDS encoding twin-arginine translocation signal domain-containing protein; the encoded protein is MNRRTFLTTALVGTGALALGVNLYHPPQVRVSASLDQSHRLLFSLLVPVFLDGALPHTQSLRVAAQNRTLDAIVATMDLLPEESRDELEQLLELLESRLGLLLLTGNMTPLLMRQPQELAAMLEAWRTSFLDLMVTAYQGLRELVLASYYSCPEHWTRLNYEKPRLFN
- a CDS encoding TIGR02444 family protein — its product is MSHVNHFDASLWQTCDSLYEKGQLLYLKLQDEYGLNVNLLLLAQWLDEQHYYLSDQDWRQLSEQVEAWEQKVLKPYRRLRKLSKHNLAEAEYRQMLEVELMLERKSQGMILRQLRQLPNEQGQANLPRYLGLFQIEIDKYHQLAQTLIR
- a CDS encoding hydrolase; the encoded protein is MTQRTFTPPWWARNPHVQTILPVLTKVNKPALTRQRLELDDGDFIDLDWLAKPTQAGPTQAEPTQIEPIVVLVHGLEGSADSHYARRLLTLLGEHKVAALVHHHRSCSGVTNRLARSYHSGDTQDLHTTLSQLRRDYPDSPLLAVGYSLGGNVLTKYMGEHGSDSLVDRAVVISAPLQLGACAKRLRHGFSKIYQSYLIKQLQQKVRDKLALPDLSAQMPVTQAEVESLTTFHLFDDRVTAPLHGFNGVEDYYRRASGLPYLSQVAKPTLVIHAKDDPFMTDEVIPTQEALSPQVTYELHQQGGHVGFIDGGHPLKPRYYLEQRIVHFLLEA
- a CDS encoding GMC family oxidoreductase, yielding MAIEDPIVTGLANGWKHIDASQLTQDQTLEADVVIVGSGAGGGVAAEIMTEAGLSVIIVEGGPLKSSESFNMEERRAYPNLYQQAASMKTKDKAIGIFQGRAVGGSTTINWTTSIRTPENALAFWAEHKSVEGLSREALTPWFEKMEQRLSITEWPFEPNRNNMAIKQGCEALGWDYTVIKRNVAGCWNTGYCGMGCPVNAKQSMLVTTIPAALDRGATLVSRAKVSKIEHHNDKVYALKAQTLTESLRPSGVQLMLKAKHFILSAGAIHTPALMMRSRLPDPQKLLGKRTFLHPTVLSGALFNDAINGHSGAPQSIYSDQFVWQDGADGELGYKLEVPPIHPVLIASKSLGYGQSHAELMAQFNQLQVTIALMRDGYHADSPGGQVQLTDKGYTLDYPLTDAFWRAARRAFASMAELQFAAGAQKVLPMSEGMPFLPSWQAAKEAIADMTLAPFKTVVASAHVMGGCPLGEDKQMAMVDSRGRSHYLENLSVMDGSLFPTSLGANPQLSIYGITARNASLLAEELGGA